The Arcobacter roscoffensis genome segment TTGTGAGCTATCACATCTGCATCAATAATTAAGAAACCATGTAGTTTAAAAAGGTTACAAACTGTACTTTTTCCTGTGGAAATTCCGCCTGTTAAGGCTATTGCATTTTTAAATAAATCACTATTCATAGAAAGATTCTACAATAATAATGATTTATTTAAAATTTAATGTAAGATTTTATCTTTTAGCTATACCTGTAAGTGCATTATGTTCACCTTTTGGGAACACAAAAACTGCACTATGGATTTCAGTTGAGTAGTATTGTAAATCATCTAATAAATCAGATCTTTGTAATACAACGTCAGCTGTTGGGTGGTATCTTTTAGAAGCTAAGATAGAAGTTTGGTGTCCAAATCTAAATGGCATAGCAATCCAGAATTTCTCACCTACTAATGTTAAATCAGCTTTTAATTTTTCTTCATTTTTAGAGAATGATTCACTTGCAAAAGTGATTAAACCATCATCTTTTAAAACTCTTTCAATATTAGCTAATAATAATTCATCAATTTCTACATCTGTTAAAATAATTACATCAATATTTTTGTCATCTTTAGATGTTAAAAGTGATTTATCTCCAAACTCAATGTTTGAAACTTTATTATGTTTAGCTGCCTGTTCTTTTAATTCTTCATCTGCACTACCGATA includes the following:
- a CDS encoding spermidine synthase, whose translation is MNNNAFNEMMVHVPLCTHKEASNVLIIGSADEELKEQAAKHNKVSNIEFGDKSLLTSKDDKNIDVIILTDVEIDELLLANIERVLKDDGLITFASESFSKNEEKLKADLTLVGEKFWIAMPFRFGHQTSILASKRYHPTADVVLQRSDLLDDLQYYSTEIHSAVFVFPKGEHNALTGIAKR